The following coding sequences are from one Streptomyces sp. NBC_01485 window:
- a CDS encoding nucleotidyl transferase AbiEii/AbiGii toxin family protein encodes MPELHTRLLADVIALGSPYPLVLTGGYAVRAHRLVNRPSQDLDVATENPAPMADIAATLRAGLESRGWKVHALETAPLSARFTVTDPATGQECEVDILKEIFWRPVTQSAYGPVLAEEDVIGTKVRALADRGAPRDLIDVFAASRRWTNAELEEFGRRHARGRFEREDLQSNLTGAEWTDDEAFAAYGLDDATIIALRAWAVEWADDLAARLLEEADDPDIG; translated from the coding sequence ATGCCGGAGCTGCACACGCGGCTCCTAGCGGACGTGATCGCCCTCGGCTCCCCATACCCCCTGGTCCTCACCGGCGGATACGCCGTGCGAGCACACCGCCTCGTGAACCGCCCCAGCCAGGACCTCGACGTCGCCACCGAGAACCCGGCGCCCATGGCCGACATCGCCGCCACGCTCCGCGCCGGCCTGGAGTCGCGCGGGTGGAAGGTGCACGCGCTGGAGACCGCCCCGCTGTCCGCCCGCTTCACCGTGACCGACCCGGCCACCGGGCAAGAATGCGAAGTCGACATCCTCAAGGAGATCTTCTGGCGGCCGGTCACCCAGAGCGCGTACGGGCCCGTCCTCGCGGAGGAGGACGTGATCGGGACCAAGGTCCGCGCCCTCGCCGACCGCGGAGCGCCCCGCGACCTGATCGACGTGTTCGCAGCCTCCCGCCGCTGGACCAATGCCGAGCTCGAGGAGTTCGGCCGCCGCCACGCCCGCGGCCGCTTCGAGCGCGAGGATCTGCAGTCGAACCTCACGGGCGCCGAGTGGACCGACGACGAAGCCTTCGCCGCCTATGGCCTCGATGACGCCACGATCATCGCGCTCCGCGCTTGGGCCGTGGAGTGGGCCGACGACCTCGCGGCCCGTCTCCTCGAAGAGGCCGACGATCCGGACATCGGCTGA
- a CDS encoding TetR/AcrR family transcriptional regulator, which translates to MTHSVAREPQRRNSRSNRARILATARQELGRNPDVTLEEIARASGVVRRTLFGHFPGRAALLEALAEEASEALRGVLAVAAGPEVPAERALAHFVYSIWPVGDRYRLLLSLAQRDLGVERVAEILAPARDEVTAILARGQRDGVFHTQLPPAVLSAGLEGMHIALLEEVNSGALEDDGTRTAVATLVAAGVPEGRARPVVDDVRSAAVAATAAVADDVAAATGLEPGAAGV; encoded by the coding sequence GTGACGCACTCCGTGGCTCGTGAGCCGCAGCGGCGTAATTCGCGGTCCAACCGGGCGCGGATCCTGGCCACGGCGCGTCAGGAGCTCGGCCGGAATCCGGACGTCACCCTGGAGGAGATCGCGCGGGCCTCCGGGGTCGTACGGCGTACGCTCTTCGGGCACTTTCCCGGGCGGGCCGCGCTGTTGGAGGCGCTTGCGGAGGAGGCGTCCGAGGCGTTGCGCGGGGTGCTGGCGGTCGCGGCGGGGCCTGAGGTGCCGGCCGAGCGGGCGCTCGCGCACTTCGTGTACTCGATCTGGCCGGTCGGCGACCGCTACCGGCTGCTTCTCTCGCTGGCCCAGCGTGACCTGGGCGTCGAGCGGGTGGCCGAGATCCTCGCCCCCGCTCGCGACGAGGTCACGGCCATCCTGGCGCGCGGGCAGCGCGACGGTGTCTTCCACACGCAGTTGCCGCCCGCCGTGCTGAGCGCCGGGCTGGAGGGGATGCACATCGCGCTGCTGGAGGAGGTCAACAGCGGGGCGCTGGAGGACGACGGGACGCGTACGGCCGTCGCCACGCTCGTCGCGGCGGGGGTGCCGGAGGGACGGGCTCGGCCCGTGGTCGACGACGTCCGGTCGGCGGCGGTAGCGGCAACAGCGGCGGTCGCGGACGATGTGGCAGCGGCGACCGGCTTGGAGCCGGGTGCCGCCGGGGTCTGA
- a CDS encoding YceI family protein, translating to MPPCSEYRSECRSEGWSAGDAKLDAHLRGADFFDVDNHPEIIFAVRRHRHPGCRIRRGPGRVRPRAELNGHDARPGHGHRQYHAPLHAHDSLT from the coding sequence TTGCCGCCCTGTTCGGAGTACAGGTCGGAATGCAGGTCGGAGGGGTGGTCAGCAGGGGACGCCAAGCTGGACGCGCACCTGCGCGGTGCGGACTTCTTCGACGTCGACAACCACCCCGAGATCATCTTCGCCGTGCGCCGACACCGTCACCCTGGATGCCGAATTCGCCGTGGACCGGGACGAGTTCGGCCTCGGGCGGAACTGAATGGGCATGATGCGCGGCCTGGCCACGGCCACCGTCAATACCATGCTCCGCTTCACGCGCACGACAGTCTGACGTAG
- a CDS encoding cell division protein SepF, with the protein MPVNRYDVTDEQWEGLAQVVPLRGRDAWPSAVDHRLLPDSETETRRRFVVLRVNVFADAREVAETLMSGIPVLLDLTGAETDTAKRVLDFSTGVVFGLASGMHRVDRNVFLLTPPGTEVSGIMEGRGGPGV; encoded by the coding sequence GTGCCGGTGAACCGTTACGACGTCACCGATGAACAGTGGGAAGGGCTCGCACAAGTCGTTCCGTTGCGCGGCCGGGATGCGTGGCCTTCGGCGGTGGACCATCGCTTGCTCCCCGATTCGGAGACGGAGACCCGGCGCCGCTTCGTGGTGCTGCGGGTCAACGTCTTCGCGGATGCCCGCGAGGTCGCCGAGACGCTGATGTCGGGCATCCCGGTGCTGCTCGACCTCACGGGTGCGGAAACCGACACCGCCAAGCGCGTCCTGGACTTCTCCACGGGCGTGGTCTTCGGCCTGGCCAGCGGCATGCACCGGGTCGACCGCAACGTCTTCCTCCTCACCCCACCGGGCACCGAGGTGAGCGGGATCATGGAGGGGAGGGGAGGTCCTG